The Muricauda sp. SCSIO 65647 genome includes a region encoding these proteins:
- a CDS encoding putative DNA modification/repair radical SAM protein codes for MNYERIKEKLNILADAAKYDVSCASSGSDRANKNNGLGNAARMGICHSFTEDGRCVSLLKILLTNHCIYDCAYCVTRRSNDVKRAAFKIQEVVDLTINFYRRNYIEGLFLSSGIFKSPDHTMERLVAVAKKLRDEENFNGYIHLKSIPGASDELMYAAGLYADRLSVNIEVPTTSGLKLLAPDKKQEDFTKPMLKVKNEIVRYRNERKIIRSTPKYAPAGQSTQMIVGATGETDKDIMYSATYYYKIYNMKRVYYSGYVPMVEDSRLPSIRSQVPMLRENRLYQTDWLLRFYGFAVNELLNDTHPNLDADVDPKLSWALRNLHHFPMDVNKVDKRMLARVPGFGMQSVGKILQARKFRRLNWDHLKKIGVALNRAKYFIVCDSCNWEHRDLEAEKIKGLILQNSTSKFRRQYSNQLSLFN; via the coding sequence GTAGCGATAGGGCCAACAAGAACAATGGTCTGGGCAATGCCGCACGTATGGGCATCTGCCACAGCTTTACCGAAGACGGCCGTTGTGTTTCGCTATTGAAAATACTTTTGACCAACCACTGCATTTATGACTGCGCCTATTGTGTGACACGTCGTAGCAATGATGTGAAACGGGCGGCTTTCAAGATTCAGGAAGTGGTCGATCTGACCATCAATTTTTATCGGCGAAACTATATCGAGGGGCTTTTTCTAAGCTCGGGTATTTTCAAGAGTCCCGACCATACCATGGAGCGTTTGGTGGCCGTGGCCAAAAAACTACGTGACGAAGAGAATTTCAATGGTTACATCCATCTAAAATCCATTCCAGGGGCCAGTGATGAACTTATGTATGCCGCCGGATTGTATGCAGACCGTCTGTCGGTAAATATAGAAGTCCCCACCACTTCAGGCCTTAAATTATTGGCCCCCGATAAAAAACAGGAAGATTTCACCAAACCGATGCTAAAGGTGAAAAACGAAATCGTTCGCTATAGAAATGAACGCAAGATTATCAGAAGTACCCCAAAATATGCACCAGCAGGGCAGAGCACCCAAATGATCGTAGGTGCCACGGGCGAAACCGATAAAGACATCATGTATTCGGCCACCTATTATTACAAGATCTACAACATGAAACGGGTATATTATTCGGGTTATGTACCAATGGTCGAAGATAGCCGCCTGCCCTCTATTCGGTCGCAGGTGCCGATGCTTCGCGAAAACCGATTGTACCAAACCGATTGGCTCTTACGGTTTTATGGTTTTGCGGTGAATGAACTCTTGAATGACACGCATCCCAATTTAGATGCGGATGTAGATCCCAAACTATCATGGGCCCTGCGAAATCTACACCATTTCCCTATGGATGTGAACAAGGTCGATAAACGTATGCTGGCCCGTGTACCGGGCTTTGGCATGCAATCGGTAGGTAAGATTTTACAGGCCCGAAAATTTCGAAGACTGAACTGGGACCACCTCAAAAAAATTGGGGTGGCCCTCAACCGTGCCAAATATTTCATCGTCTGTGACTCCTGTAATTGGGAACATCGTGATTTGGAAGCGGAGAAGATAAAAGGACTGATTTTACAGAACTCCACCAGCAAGTTTCGGCGGCAGTACAGCAATCAGTTGTCATTGTTTAAT